A window of Ignavibacterium sp. contains these coding sequences:
- a CDS encoding GNAT family N-acetyltransferase: protein MIRSIKPSDVEGLEKLLKKIPNFNEAEVKVAMELIEITVNNPDQTDYNIFVYEEDGKILGYHCTGKRPLTDAVYDLYWIVADPEHSGKGIGKNLLEHAENFVKERKGRWILAETSSKESYLSTQSFYLRNNYSIISEIKDFYSVGDNLLIFGKYFNNKNN, encoded by the coding sequence ATGATTCGCTCAATCAAGCCATCTGATGTTGAAGGACTTGAAAAGTTATTAAAGAAAATTCCGAACTTTAATGAAGCAGAAGTTAAAGTAGCAATGGAATTAATTGAAATAACAGTTAACAATCCTGATCAAACTGATTACAACATCTTCGTATATGAAGAAGATGGCAAGATTCTTGGATATCATTGCACAGGAAAGCGCCCGTTAACAGACGCAGTTTATGATCTCTACTGGATTGTTGCTGATCCCGAACATTCAGGAAAAGGAATCGGCAAGAATTTATTAGAGCATGCAGAAAACTTTGTTAAAGAAAGAAAAGGAAGATGGATACTTGCCGAAACATCTTCCAAAGAAAGTTATCTTTCAACACAAAGTTTCTATCTCAGAAATAATTATTCAATCATCTCTGAGATAAAGGATTTTTATTCAGTAGGAGATAACCTGCTGATTTTCGGGAAGTATTTTAATAACAAGAATAACTGA
- a CDS encoding heme exporter protein CcmB, translating to MNSKAYNLFLKDFRSELRTRYAINALAMFIIVAISVILFSIGNEKINENLTAGLFWVVIFFTAMSGLSRAFVSEEERGTTLTLQLIASPTTVFSGKLIFNVILVFAMNAIIALLYGALFEDFIIKNYLLFLATFVLGNIGLAVSSTIIAAIIAKAGAKGTLYPVLSFPILLPLILTCVQLTLFSFDGTSFEKSKFELAIVVSYDVIMITVSYLLFDFIWKE from the coding sequence ATGAATTCAAAAGCATATAATCTTTTCCTGAAAGACTTCAGATCTGAACTTAGAACAAGATATGCTATTAACGCACTTGCAATGTTCATAATAGTAGCAATCAGCGTTATTCTTTTTTCAATTGGTAATGAAAAGATAAATGAAAATTTAACTGCTGGTTTGTTTTGGGTAGTGATTTTTTTCACCGCAATGAGTGGACTTTCAAGAGCTTTCGTTTCAGAGGAAGAACGAGGAACAACTTTAACACTTCAGTTGATTGCTTCACCAACAACAGTATTTTCAGGCAAACTGATTTTTAATGTTATTCTTGTTTTCGCAATGAATGCCATTATTGCTTTGTTGTACGGTGCTCTATTCGAAGATTTTATAATTAAGAATTATCTTTTATTTCTTGCAACTTTTGTTTTAGGAAATATCGGATTAGCTGTTTCTTCAACAATAATTGCAGCGATAATTGCTAAAGCCGGAGCGAAAGGAACTCTTTATCCGGTACTTTCTTTTCCGATTTTATTGCCTTTAATTTTAACTTGCGTTCAATTAACATTGTTCTCGTTCGATGGCACAAGCTTTGAAAAATCCAAGTTTGAATTGGCAATTGTTGTTAGCTATGATGTGATTATGATTACTGTTTCGTATCTTTTGTTTGACTTTATTTGGAAAGAATAA
- a CDS encoding cytochrome c maturation protein CcmE — translation MKNKYIFGGVIIALFLGIMAYLFTQSNIKYESDFSVVKTTDKTVKATGSWVKEKSYEMNNEARTFTFFMKDEKGNEMKVVYEGAMPNNFESATSVVVTGTYKNGYFHAKDILTKCPSKYQDQQSAQTSSM, via the coding sequence ATGAAAAATAAATATATCTTCGGTGGTGTAATCATTGCATTATTCCTTGGAATAATGGCTTATCTATTCACCCAAAGCAACATCAAATATGAAAGTGATTTTTCGGTTGTAAAAACAACTGATAAAACTGTTAAAGCAACCGGAAGCTGGGTAAAAGAAAAAAGTTATGAAATGAATAATGAAGCACGAACTTTCACTTTCTTTATGAAAGATGAAAAAGGAAATGAAATGAAAGTTGTTTATGAAGGTGCTATGCCTAACAACTTCGAGTCAGCCACAAGTGTGGTTGTAACCGGAACATATAAGAATGGATATTTTCATGCTAAAGACATTTTAACAAAATGTCCAAGTAAATATCAGGATCAGCAATCAGCTCAAACTTCAAGTATGTAA
- a CDS encoding ABC transporter ATP-binding protein, whose translation MSNYSLEVNQLTKYFGRRLIFSNLNFRFVDSGIFGISGPNGSGKSTLVKMLAGIIGANKGEVKHFLDGKEVLPEKIHNHIGFVSPYLVLYEEFSAEENLLMFAKIRGVEYDKSRVDYLFEKFLLLKRKDDLVKTYSSGMKQRLKFIFALMHSPQLIILDEPTSNLDDEGKNSVYELIREEGKKNIVLVASNEKNDLDQCTETIFLENYKQLNS comes from the coding sequence ATGAGTAACTATTCTTTAGAAGTAAATCAACTTACCAAATATTTTGGCAGAAGACTGATTTTCAGTAATCTAAATTTCAGATTTGTTGATAGTGGTATATTTGGAATTTCAGGTCCAAACGGCTCCGGTAAATCAACACTTGTGAAAATGCTTGCCGGAATTATTGGAGCTAACAAAGGTGAAGTAAAACATTTTCTTGATGGGAAAGAAGTTTTACCTGAAAAGATTCACAACCATATCGGATTTGTTTCTCCTTATCTGGTTTTATATGAGGAATTTTCCGCCGAGGAAAATCTGCTGATGTTCGCAAAAATCAGAGGTGTGGAATACGACAAGTCAAGAGTTGATTATCTCTTTGAAAAATTTTTGCTTCTGAAACGAAAAGATGATTTAGTAAAAACTTATTCATCCGGAATGAAACAAAGACTGAAATTTATTTTTGCACTTATGCATTCACCTCAATTAATTATTCTTGATGAACCGACATCAAATCTTGATGACGAAGGTAAAAATTCAGTTTATGAACTTATTCGTGAAGAAGGAAAAAAGAACATAGTTTTAGTAGCATCAAATGAAAAGAACGATCTTGATCAATGCACAGAAACAATTTTTCTTGAGAATTACAAACAGTTAAACTCATGA
- a CDS encoding ATP-grasp domain-containing protein translates to MSVALAFNVKPESETFIESVSPNSQKSNSPYKTSQDTFAEWDTWETINALRDALSIYHDVTLVEANEEAFEKFRQLRPDIVFNIAEGAFGVSREAQIPAMLDMLQIPYTGSDALTLAICLDKARTKEILSYYKIPNAKFFVADRVDEVRQNHYSYPLIVKPICEGSSKGIFSSSFVTNQNELLSEVERINSEYSQSALIEEFLPGREFTVAILGNGNEAKTLPIIEIRYDKYPEGVKPLYSYEAKWILDTKESEFEVFDCPAKLDKSLEEKIIKVCLNTYKVLRCKDWSRIDVRLDSKGEPNIIEINPLPGIMPDPRENSSYPKAARAAGMTYDEMINSVLLAGCKRYNLA, encoded by the coding sequence TTGAGTGTTGCATTAGCATTTAATGTAAAGCCGGAAAGTGAAACTTTCATTGAATCAGTGTCTCCGAACTCACAAAAATCAAACTCACCTTATAAAACATCTCAAGATACTTTTGCTGAATGGGATACATGGGAAACAATCAATGCATTGCGTGATGCTCTTTCCATTTATCATGATGTTACTTTAGTTGAAGCTAACGAAGAAGCATTTGAAAAATTCAGACAACTAAGACCAGATATTGTATTCAACATTGCTGAAGGAGCATTTGGCGTAAGTCGCGAAGCTCAAATTCCTGCAATGCTTGATATGTTGCAGATTCCTTACACGGGTAGCGATGCTTTAACTCTCGCAATTTGTCTTGATAAAGCAAGAACCAAAGAGATACTGAGCTATTACAAAATTCCGAATGCAAAATTTTTTGTTGCTGATAGAGTTGATGAAGTAAGACAGAATCATTATTCATATCCGTTGATTGTTAAACCAATATGCGAGGGTTCAAGCAAAGGAATTTTTTCTTCATCATTCGTTACGAATCAAAATGAATTACTAAGCGAGGTTGAAAGAATAAACTCTGAGTATTCTCAATCTGCATTGATTGAAGAGTTTTTACCCGGAAGAGAATTTACTGTTGCAATTTTAGGAAATGGTAACGAGGCAAAAACACTTCCGATAATTGAAATCAGATATGACAAGTATCCCGAAGGAGTAAAACCATTATACTCTTATGAAGCAAAATGGATACTCGATACTAAAGAATCTGAATTTGAGGTTTTTGATTGTCCGGCAAAGTTGGATAAATCACTGGAAGAAAAAATTATTAAAGTTTGTCTCAACACATACAAAGTATTGAGGTGCAAAGATTGGAGTCGCATTGATGTTCGATTGGACAGTAAGGGTGAGCCAAACATTATTGAGATTAATCCTTTGCCCGGTATAATGCCTGACCCAAGAGAAAACTCGAGTTATCCTAAAGCTGCAAGAGCAGCCGGAATGACTTATGATGAAATGATAAATTCTGTTTTGTTAGCTGGATGTAAAAGATACAATCTTGCATGA
- a CDS encoding cytochrome c-type biogenesis CcmF C-terminal domain-containing protein produces MVGSVILSLALVFSIISMVLYYLTFKGYNNTLNFARVFYHAMAIFVIASSTFLWYAILTHQYQYKYIFSYSNNSLSTGLLLSSFWGGQEGSFMLWLLLTAIIGVILQSYASKRGDLEPRVMTVFTLATTFLLVMVSPWFKNPFEYIWVTPVFIELKSINPQFLNMPFIQNFIFSDQQTGGSFVQMSKDLYAQLTLSGISVNDFIINGRGLNPQLLNFWMQIHPPILFIGFAMATVPFAFALAALMKDDYKEWINQAFPWTLAGTGILGLGIMLGGYWAYEMLGWGGYWAWDPVENSSLIPWLIGVAAIHTMLVQKRSQQKGEGIGRYAKTNLILSILVYVLVLYSTFLTRSGVLGDASVHSFVDPGMLVYLFLIVFISSFALLGFGMIAYRWKSLNQQAPQDEGLLSRELALFTAAVVLCASALIVFVGTSSPLFGQSVDVSFYNEMHVPLAIIVGLLNGISLILKWKNTSTKELINGSLRALAISLLITVLIVVFGGVTDIMMILLTFASAFALVVNAEIAINIIRKNLKMLGAYLAHIGLAIFILGVIGSAAHSTEKTIDLVKGKPVEAFGYQMVFTGYEPIENGTKYAFKIKLNKDGKEYSAAPVMYIAEYNNSLMREPSILVMPTKDIYIAPLGYDEGSGQTKNNSISIAKGETADYNGVKITFTKFNMSPDVMKAMQEGRDFQIGAVITIEGNGKKDEVELLRKQSGGEVEFTAYESKDLNLKLQLANLSATGIELIPSSLDSQTETKVEQKQEVLTVNASVKPFVSLVWIGVLVMVMGFFVAVARRLKDSLIG; encoded by the coding sequence ATGGTTGGCAGTGTAATACTTTCACTCGCTCTCGTTTTCAGTATCATCTCAATGGTACTTTATTACCTTACATTCAAAGGTTATAACAACACATTAAATTTTGCACGGGTATTTTATCACGCAATGGCAATTTTTGTTATTGCCTCTTCTACTTTTTTGTGGTATGCAATCTTAACTCATCAATATCAGTATAAATATATTTTCAGCTACAGTAATAACTCTCTTTCAACAGGATTATTGTTGTCTTCTTTCTGGGGCGGACAAGAAGGAAGCTTTATGTTATGGTTGCTTCTTACTGCAATTATTGGAGTAATACTTCAATCTTATGCTTCCAAAAGAGGTGATCTTGAACCGAGAGTAATGACTGTTTTCACATTAGCAACAACCTTTTTGTTGGTAATGGTTTCTCCCTGGTTCAAAAATCCTTTTGAATATATCTGGGTTACTCCGGTGTTTATTGAACTGAAATCTATAAATCCCCAATTTCTGAACATGCCTTTTATTCAGAATTTTATTTTCTCTGATCAGCAGACTGGTGGAAGTTTTGTTCAGATGAGTAAAGATTTGTATGCTCAATTAACACTTAGTGGAATTTCGGTAAACGACTTCATAATAAATGGAAGAGGATTAAATCCTCAGTTACTAAATTTCTGGATGCAGATTCATCCGCCAATTTTATTTATCGGTTTTGCAATGGCTACAGTTCCATTTGCATTTGCCTTAGCTGCCTTAATGAAAGATGATTACAAGGAATGGATTAACCAGGCATTCCCTTGGACACTTGCAGGTACCGGAATTCTTGGACTTGGAATTATGCTTGGTGGTTATTGGGCTTATGAAATGCTTGGTTGGGGTGGTTATTGGGCTTGGGATCCGGTTGAAAACTCCAGCTTAATTCCCTGGTTAATTGGTGTTGCAGCAATTCACACAATGCTTGTGCAAAAAAGATCTCAGCAAAAAGGTGAAGGAATTGGAAGATACGCCAAGACCAATCTGATTCTCAGCATACTTGTTTATGTATTAGTTCTTTATAGTACTTTTCTAACGAGAAGCGGAGTACTTGGTGATGCTTCAGTACATTCTTTTGTTGATCCTGGTATGTTGGTCTATTTGTTCCTGATAGTTTTTATAAGTTCATTTGCTCTTCTTGGTTTCGGAATGATTGCTTACAGATGGAAAAGTTTGAATCAGCAGGCACCGCAGGACGAAGGTTTACTCTCGAGGGAGTTAGCTCTTTTTACAGCTGCTGTTGTTTTATGCGCTTCAGCATTGATTGTGTTTGTTGGAACTTCTTCACCATTGTTCGGACAGTCAGTTGATGTTTCATTCTATAACGAGATGCATGTTCCTCTTGCAATCATTGTGGGATTACTGAATGGTATTAGTTTAATTCTCAAATGGAAAAACACCAGTACAAAAGAATTAATTAACGGCTCGCTTCGTGCTCTTGCCATAAGTTTATTGATTACTGTGCTTATTGTAGTCTTTGGTGGCGTAACAGATATAATGATGATACTTCTTACTTTCGCTTCAGCTTTTGCTTTAGTTGTTAATGCTGAGATTGCAATTAATATTATTCGCAAAAATCTTAAAATGCTCGGAGCTTATCTTGCTCATATTGGATTAGCAATTTTCATTCTTGGAGTCATTGGCTCGGCTGCTCACAGTACAGAAAAGACAATTGATCTTGTAAAAGGGAAACCCGTCGAAGCATTTGGCTATCAGATGGTATTTACCGGTTATGAACCCATAGAAAATGGAACAAAGTACGCTTTCAAGATAAAGTTGAATAAAGATGGAAAGGAATATTCGGCTGCTCCTGTGATGTACATTGCAGAGTATAACAATAGCTTGATGCGCGAACCATCAATTCTTGTTATGCCAACGAAAGATATCTATATAGCACCGCTTGGTTATGATGAAGGAAGTGGACAGACAAAAAATAATTCCATCAGTATTGCAAAAGGTGAAACGGCTGATTATAACGGAGTTAAAATAACTTTTACAAAGTTCAATATGTCACCCGATGTTATGAAAGCAATGCAGGAAGGAAGAGATTTTCAGATTGGAGCAGTGATTACAATCGAAGGAAATGGCAAGAAGGACGAAGTTGAGTTGCTGAGAAAACAAAGTGGTGGTGAAGTTGAGTTCACAGCTTACGAGTCAAAAGACCTGAATTTAAAATTACAGTTAGCTAATTTGTCAGCAACAGGAATAGAGCTTATTCCTTCATCTTTGGATTCTCAAACAGAAACTAAAGTTGAACAAAAACAGGAAGTGCTTACTGTTAATGCAAGTGTGAAACCTTTTGTAAGTTTGGTTTGGATTGGTGTTCTTGTAATGGTAATGGGATTCTTTGTTGCTGTTGCAAGAAGATTAAAAGATTCTTTAATAGGGTAA
- a CDS encoding CcmD family protein, which yields MEEFLSKNAIYIVMIIVLIVWTGIFFYMLNLDKRIKNVEKEIKGEKHEK from the coding sequence TTGGAAGAATTTCTATCAAAAAATGCAATCTATATTGTTATGATTATCGTCCTGATTGTTTGGACAGGGATTTTCTTTTATATGTTGAATCTTGATAAAAGAATTAAAAATGTTGAGAAAGAAATAAAAGGAGAGAAACATGAAAAATAA
- a CDS encoding ATP-grasp domain-containing protein yields MKKETRILVCYNSPVSIFPVYNGKPGENSQQGIDLSEYSFVSQINQIVEMLSTKFQVVESFAVNRDITLLINKLNSFQPDAVVNFVESVEGITNYEYCVAALFELLGFEFTGNTAVTLGNCLNKLRTKSILKSYGIKTPEAITVEPDETLSKNKIKLKFPLIMKLEEEDASIGISEYSVVNNFNQLKKHFDFLKKTYNKRVIIEEYIVGRELNVAILDGKILPISEIDFTGLPENLPKIVTYDGKWIENSTYYNHTKPVCPAKLSSRIKTRIEKVALEAYRVMNCRDYARVDIRLSKENIPYVIEVNPNPDVSSDSGFARAAAARGIDYTSLLETITNLALNRKRNDSLNQAI; encoded by the coding sequence ATGAAAAAAGAAACACGAATACTCGTTTGTTATAATTCTCCTGTAAGTATCTTTCCCGTTTATAACGGAAAGCCGGGAGAAAATTCTCAGCAAGGAATTGATTTATCAGAGTATTCATTTGTCTCTCAGATTAATCAGATTGTTGAAATGCTTTCAACAAAGTTTCAGGTTGTTGAGTCTTTTGCTGTAAACAGAGATATTACTTTATTGATAAATAAATTGAACTCTTTTCAACCTGATGCAGTTGTGAACTTCGTTGAATCTGTTGAGGGTATTACTAATTATGAATATTGTGTTGCTGCTTTGTTCGAGTTACTTGGTTTTGAGTTTACAGGAAATACTGCAGTTACTTTGGGAAATTGTCTGAATAAGTTAAGAACGAAATCAATTCTCAAGTCTTATGGAATAAAAACGCCGGAAGCAATTACAGTTGAACCGGATGAAACTTTAAGTAAGAATAAAATAAAGCTGAAGTTTCCATTAATAATGAAACTTGAAGAAGAAGATGCGAGCATAGGAATATCTGAATACTCGGTAGTAAACAATTTTAATCAACTGAAAAAACATTTTGATTTTTTGAAGAAGACTTACAACAAAAGAGTTATTATAGAAGAATATATCGTTGGAAGGGAACTTAATGTTGCAATTCTTGATGGGAAAATTCTTCCAATATCAGAGATAGATTTTACAGGTTTGCCGGAAAACTTACCAAAGATTGTAACCTATGATGGTAAATGGATTGAGAACAGCACTTATTACAATCATACAAAACCCGTTTGCCCGGCTAAACTAAGCAGCAGAATAAAAACCAGAATAGAAAAAGTTGCACTCGAAGCATACAGAGTTATGAACTGTCGTGACTATGCAAGAGTAGATATAAGATTAAGTAAAGAAAATATTCCTTATGTAATTGAAGTTAATCCGAATCCTGATGTGTCCTCAGATTCAGGATTTGCGAGAGCTGCAGCAGCAAGAGGAATTGATTATACAAGTTTATTAGAAACCATAACGAATTTAGCATTAAACAGAAAACGCAATGATTCGCTCAATCAAGCCATCTGA
- a CDS encoding KamA family radical SAM protein: protein MELWQQMIRDSVHTVDQLVEKFGLDRKVAQELDGFFQARINPYYLSLIRYPGDPIWLQCVPDKKELEDFDAEEDPLMEDAMSPVPNITHRYPDRALFLVTSQCGIYCRFCTRKRKVGDHEKISMKGLESAFKYLEEHTEIRDVILSGGDPLMLTDAMLEKILQRLRQIPHIEIIRLGSKMPCVLPQRITPKLVNMLKKYHPIYCNTHFNHPWEITPESSKACQMMADAGIPMGNQMVIMKGVNDDPAVVKELVQKLLKIRVRPYYMYMADETKGANHFRTSVETGLKILEALRGHTSGLAVPHFVIDAPGGGGKIPLVPNYVLHHDEEKIILRNYQNKIYTYKNYADKNNPEGFGTKVKKNGKNGKVKKEEFKPRRIVKVPVLEEV from the coding sequence ATGGAACTTTGGCAGCAAATGATACGGGACAGTGTTCACACTGTTGACCAACTTGTTGAAAAATTCGGCCTTGACCGTAAAGTGGCTCAAGAGCTCGATGGATTTTTCCAGGCCCGTATTAATCCTTACTACTTAAGCTTAATCCGTTATCCAGGGGATCCAATCTGGTTGCAGTGCGTTCCTGATAAAAAAGAATTAGAGGATTTTGATGCAGAAGAAGATCCTCTGATGGAAGACGCAATGAGCCCGGTTCCAAATATAACACATCGTTATCCCGACAGAGCATTATTCCTTGTTACAAGCCAGTGCGGTATTTACTGTCGTTTCTGTACGAGGAAAAGAAAAGTTGGTGACCACGAAAAAATTTCTATGAAGGGATTAGAAAGTGCATTCAAATATCTTGAAGAGCATACGGAAATCCGTGATGTAATTTTATCAGGCGGCGATCCATTGATGCTTACTGATGCAATGCTTGAAAAAATTCTTCAGCGACTAAGACAAATTCCTCATATTGAAATTATTCGTCTTGGTTCCAAGATGCCTTGCGTATTGCCTCAACGCATTACGCCTAAGCTGGTAAATATGTTAAAGAAATATCATCCGATTTATTGCAACACACATTTTAATCATCCCTGGGAAATCACTCCCGAGAGTTCCAAAGCATGCCAGATGATGGCAGATGCAGGAATTCCAATGGGTAATCAGATGGTTATTATGAAAGGTGTTAATGATGATCCTGCTGTAGTAAAGGAATTGGTTCAGAAGTTACTTAAAATCAGAGTGCGACCTTACTATATGTATATGGCTGATGAGACCAAAGGTGCAAATCATTTCAGAACATCAGTTGAAACCGGATTAAAGATTCTTGAAGCATTAAGAGGTCATACATCAGGATTAGCAGTCCCTCATTTTGTAATTGATGCACCAGGCGGTGGAGGAAAAATTCCTTTGGTTCCAAATTATGTTCTTCATCATGATGAAGAAAAAATTATTCTCAGAAACTACCAGAATAAAATTTATACTTATAAAAATTATGCTGATAAAAATAATCCCGAAGGGTTTGGAACTAAGGTTAAGAAGAATGGAAAGAATGGTAAAGTTAAAAAAGAGGAATTCAAACCGCGAAGAATTGTTAAAGTACCTGTTTTAGAAGAAGTCTGA
- the ccsA gene encoding cytochrome c biogenesis protein CcsA → MIWKIFLFLLLAFVSVAGIAFPIVEKPSAWYEFPFIPGLEENAKIIFFHVPTAWVTVIAFLMSTIFSFKYLKNKNLDDDLKSYAAAQLGIIFCILATVTGAVWAKFAWGAFWSWDPRQTSIFALLLIYGAWFALRSSIESEEKRATLSSVYSIIAFVTVPFFIFVMPRIMTGLHPGSADDTNAGPVVNFKMNSNMLLIFFLSLIGFTILYFWMWQVGYKSLIYKEKIQKQFIRG, encoded by the coding sequence ATGATCTGGAAAATATTTTTATTTCTGTTATTGGCTTTCGTCTCAGTGGCTGGAATAGCATTTCCCATAGTTGAGAAGCCCTCTGCGTGGTATGAATTTCCATTCATTCCCGGACTTGAGGAAAATGCAAAAATTATATTTTTCCATGTTCCAACTGCCTGGGTAACTGTTATAGCATTTTTAATGTCAACCATTTTTAGTTTCAAATATCTGAAGAACAAAAATCTTGATGATGATTTAAAATCATATGCAGCTGCTCAGCTTGGAATTATATTCTGTATACTTGCAACAGTAACTGGTGCAGTTTGGGCAAAGTTTGCGTGGGGAGCTTTCTGGAGCTGGGATCCAAGACAAACGAGCATTTTTGCTTTATTGTTAATTTACGGTGCGTGGTTTGCTTTGCGCTCTTCAATCGAATCTGAAGAAAAACGCGCAACACTCTCTTCGGTTTATTCAATAATTGCTTTTGTTACAGTTCCTTTTTTCATTTTTGTTATGCCAAGAATTATGACAGGACTTCATCCTGGTTCTGCAGATGATACTAACGCTGGTCCTGTTGTTAACTTTAAGATGAACTCAAATATGTTATTGATTTTCTTTTTGTCTCTGATTGGTTTTACAATTTTATATTTTTGGATGTGGCAGGTAGGTTACAAATCACTTATTTATAAAGAAAAAATTCAGAAACAATTTATAAGAGGTTAA